CCGGCGGTGGCCCCCGACCCGGCCGGCCCGCCCCACGTCCTGGTGGATCTACGGACCCGGTGGGCCCGCCGGATCCGGAGGCCCCGTCACCACCGCCGTCACCCTGCTGCCCGGGGCCAGTTCACCCCGTTCCGCCAGCCCGTACACACCCCACAGCAGTTTCGCCACGTACCGCCGCTCCAGCCGGATCCCGTGCCGCGCCTCGAACTCCGCCGCGAACGCCTCCAGCTCCGCCGGGACCCGCCCGTAGCCGCCGCCGTGGTAGCCGTGCTCGATCCGCCAGTTGGCGAAGGCCCGCCCCCACCCCCGCTCGTGCAGCGCGGCCACCTCGCGGTCCAGGTAGCCCTCCGCCCCCTTCAGGACGGCGAACCCCACCGCCCGGGCGCCGGGCGGGAGTGCGGCGGCGATCCCGGCCAGCGTGCCGCCGGTGCCCACCGCGCAGCACACCACATCGCCCGGCCCCAGGTCGGGCAGGTCGGGCAGCTCCGCGACGAGCTCCGCCGCGCCGCGCGCCGCCAGGACGTTCGTACCGCCCTCCGGGAGCACATAGGCACGCCCCCACCGCTCCTCAAGCGCCCGTAGGGTGCCGGGGGCGCCCTCGCCCAGGCCGCGCAGCGTCTCGCGGTAGGCGGAGCGGGTGACGAAGGCCAGCTCCATGCCGTGTGCCTCGGCCCGCGCCAGCGACCAGTTGCGCGGCGCGTCGGCCAGCTCGTCGCCCCGGATGACCCCGACCGTCGACAGCCCGTACGCGGCCCCCGCCGCGGCCACCGCCCGGATGTGGTTGGAGTACGCCCCGCCGAACGTGAGCAGCCGGGTGTGGCCGCGCTCGACGGCCGCGCGCAGATTCGGGGTGAGCTTGCGCCACTTGTTGCCCGGCACCAGCGGGTGGATGAGATCGTCCCGCTTCAGCCGCAGCGCCACGCCCCGGTCGGCGAGCCATGGGTCGGCCACGTCCCGTACGGGGGACGGCAGCCGGGGCCGTATCGGGCCGGTGGTGTCTGGCGGGCGTCTCACCTCTCCATTCTCTCCGCAGCCCCTCGGTCGCTGAGTCGCGCCGGGGACGACGCGTCGGGAAATGTTGACGCGTCGGAAATCTCCGACGTAATCTCCGGGTCGTGCCCACAGACGTCTTCAGCGCGCTCGCCAACCCCGTGCGCCGCAAGCTGCTCGACTGCCTCCGGGACGGCCCCCGCGCCGTCAACGACCTCGCGGGCGAGTTCGAGCTGAGCAGACCGGCGATCTCGGAACATCTCCAGGTGCTCCGGCAGGCCCGGCTCGTACGGGAGGAGCCGCGGGGGCGGCAGCGGTACTACCACCTGGAGGCGGATCCGCTCGCCGAGGTGCGGCAGTGGCTGCATCCCTTCGAGCACTACTGGCGCGGCCGGCTCCACGCGCTGCGCGACGTCCTCGACGAGGAGAACCCATGACCGAGCCCGATGCCATCCACTGCGACCAGTTCCTGCCCCACCCCCCGGCCGTCGTATGGCAGGCCCTCACCGATCCGCGGCTGCACGCGCGGTGGTGGGCCGCGGGCGATGTGCGGGCGGAGGTCGGCCACCGCTTCACGCTCGACATGGGGTCCTGGGGGGAGCAGCCCTGCGAGGTGATCGCCGTCGAGCCGGAGCGGCTGCTGAGCTACCGGTTCGCCCAGGCCACCCTGGACACCACCATCACCTGGCGCCTCGAGCCGGAGGGCGCCGGCACCCGGCTCTTCCTCGAGCACGCCGGGTTCGACCTCGACTCCCCGCTGGGCAGGAAGGCCCTCGATGGGATGGGTCGCGGCTGGCCCTCGGTCCTCGAGCACCTCGCGACGGTCCTCGCCGAACCGGCGGGCTGATCGGCAAGGCTTACGAGAAGCGCGCTATCGCCGTCATCGTCGGCCGCAGATTCCGCACCGCGGGCAGCCACCGCATCAGCGGCGCAAGCGCCCCGTAGTAGAACCCCCGCCCGCGCGGCGGCGGCACCTCGCGCACCTCCGTGATCGCCGGATGGGCCGTCCGCACCTTCGGCAGCTCACCCGCGTCCATGCCCCACGGCATGGGCGGCGCCTGATAGCCCCCGGCGGTCCGCATC
This genomic interval from Streptomyces asiaticus contains the following:
- a CDS encoding ArsR/SmtB family transcription factor; protein product: MPTDVFSALANPVRRKLLDCLRDGPRAVNDLAGEFELSRPAISEHLQVLRQARLVREEPRGRQRYYHLEADPLAEVRQWLHPFEHYWRGRLHALRDVLDEENP
- a CDS encoding SRPBCC family protein, which encodes MTEPDAIHCDQFLPHPPAVVWQALTDPRLHARWWAAGDVRAEVGHRFTLDMGSWGEQPCEVIAVEPERLLSYRFAQATLDTTITWRLEPEGAGTRLFLEHAGFDLDSPLGRKALDGMGRGWPSVLEHLATVLAEPAG
- a CDS encoding 1-aminocyclopropane-1-carboxylate deaminase/D-cysteine desulfhydrase, with translation MRRPPDTTGPIRPRLPSPVRDVADPWLADRGVALRLKRDDLIHPLVPGNKWRKLTPNLRAAVERGHTRLLTFGGAYSNHIRAVAAAGAAYGLSTVGVIRGDELADAPRNWSLARAEAHGMELAFVTRSAYRETLRGLGEGAPGTLRALEERWGRAYVLPEGGTNVLAARGAAELVAELPDLPDLGPGDVVCCAVGTGGTLAGIAAALPPGARAVGFAVLKGAEGYLDREVAALHERGWGRAFANWRIEHGYHGGGYGRVPAELEAFAAEFEARHGIRLERRYVAKLLWGVYGLAERGELAPGSRVTAVVTGPPDPAGPPGP